A portion of the Homo sapiens chromosome 16, GRCh38.p14 Primary Assembly genome contains these proteins:
- the KLHDC4 gene encoding kelch domain-containing protein 4 isoform X2 yields MLDCFPQGGPEPVCSARQPPGGKHRDKWVWTRMNPSGVKPTPRSGFSVAMAPNHQTLFFGGVCDEEEEESLSGEFFNDLYFYDATRNRWFEGQLKGPKSEKKKRRRGRKEEPEGGSRPACGGAGTQGPVQLVKEVVAEDGTVVTIKQVLTAPGSAGQPRSEDEDSLEEAGSPAPGPCPRSNAMLAVKHGVLYVYGGMFEAGDRQVTLSDLHCLDLHRMEAWKALVEMDPETQEWLEETDSEEDSEEVEGAEGGVDDEDSGEESGAED; encoded by the exons ATGCTGGACTGTTTCCCGCAGGGCGGCCCTGAGCCTGTGTGCTCTGCTCGTCAGCCCCCAGGAGGAAAGCATCGTG ACAAGTGGGTTTGGACTCGGATGAACCCTTCGGGGGTCAAGCCCACCCCACGGTCTGGCTTTTCCGTGGCCATGGCCCCGAATCACCAGACACTGTTCTTCGGGGGTGTCTGTgacgaggaagaggaggagagccTGTCGGGCGAGTTCTTCAACGATCTGTACTTCTACGACGCCACCAGGAACCGTTGGTTTGAGGGACAGCTGAAG GGACCCAAGTCTGAAAAGAAGAAACGCAGGCGGGGCAGAAAAGAGGAGCCCGAAGGTGGTAGCAGGCCGGCGTGTGGGGGAGCTGGCACCCAGGGGCCTGTGCAGCTGGTCAAGGAGGTGGTGGCCGAGGATGGCACCGTGGTCACCATTAAGCAGGTGCTCACCGCGCCAGGCTCGGCGGGGCAGCCCCGGTCTGAGGACGAAGACAGCCTTGAGGAGGCCGGCAGCCCCGCACCTGGGCCGTGTCCACGCTCCAACGCCATGCTGGCTGTGAAGCATGGGGTGCTCTACGTCTATGGGGGCATGTTTGAGGCCGGCGACCGCCAGGTCACCCTCAGCGACCTGCACTGCCTGGACCTGCACAGGATGGAGGCGTGGAAGGCCTTGGTGGAGATGGACCCAG AAACTCAGGAGTGGCTGGAGGAGACGGACTCGGAAGAGGACAGTGAGGAGGTTGAGGGCGCCGAGGGTGGGGTCGACGACGAAGACAGCGGAGAGGAGAGCGGTGCGGAGGACTGA